tttgtctattgtttacattttttatttattttgttggtatTATGTTGGTTTAAtaatttcaatacattttatttttaaataatttgtttgattgtttaaaaaaatcattttaattatcaTTTCTAATCAATTTgacttatttaaatttttttgcttgtaataaatgtattgtatttttaattattttaattttataatttgggtttttcaacatacgttcttttatttgtaatcattttaatgtattttttaattatttctcattttataaCTTGGGTTTATCAATACctatttttacttgtaataattgtaatttattttaatatttagtgttgttttttggtcaaCTAAATGAAGCATACCTAGTCTCAGGTCTGAGGTTCTCCACAGGGGTGTGGGTCTGGTTGGTGGTCAGGATGGAAACCTGCTCGCCGATGGTGGAGATGACTTCATAATCTGAGGAGAGGCAAATCCCAACCATTAGATGCTAATCTCACACCTAAAGAGCTTGCTAGttaaactccttttttttttcaacctggactctGTCAGGACTGCTTTTTTTGTCCAGTATTGAGGAAGAACAGTCGGTTTGGTCCACTAAAGGTTTCAGCCACCGACAGGCTCAGAGACAACAACATGGAAAGGatcctacagagatagaccacGTTGGTAAAGAGGAAGATTCTTTTTAACATGAACCCCtcaaatcaccatcaccaaacccaccagactccatgtaaataaactatACTTTTAGCCTGTAAAGAGTCGGTATATTTTCACAAGCTAATGGGTGAATTAAgggtttatttcaaacaaagcaGAGTGgtgaaaaaagcaacacaaatttagaaaatcaatgtttttaaaattgtcaTAATAAGCGTAAACAAGTGgattctttccataatgttgtcagacacttagaatatataataatctgagccggtcactggcaaaaacagcacttttagtggaaGCACGTTGAGGTTTAacgttacattgcagcttgttttgactcgcttaatactggaccaaattCAAAGAGTTTTTatcatcagtcacttagaaaacataaacataaacatagaGTCCGGGTTAAGAGAAAACCCTTTCTTTGATCTTAAATCGTCTTGGTACCGGTAGTGTCGTTGTCCGTCTTCTCCCAGTCCAGGATGACGAAGGACGGGCATCCCTCCACCATCACCACGGTGAGGTTGGAGGGCGGAGACTTGGGCGGAGCCGTCACGTTTACCTCGCTGGGTTCTTCTTTGGGGAAGTAGTTGAGAGAAGAGGCGATGGAGCAGGGCTCGTTGGGTTTCTTCCCCATTTGGTAGATGACATGAGGCGCttagagaggaagaggggagggaTCGGAAAGACCAAACACTGTCAGGGTTCAGGGCTCAGGGCTCAGGGCTCAGGGCTCAGGGTTCAGGGTTCAGGGCTCAGGGTTCAGGGTTCAGGGCTCAGCAATCTGGAAAGGTTTTCAGCTTCTCACCCGGTGACCCCCAACcagggggcgggggggcaaAGAATAGGTTGGAGGCATTATGCCCGTCAAATGGTGTTATAAATAGTTATAAAGCTTGTCACTAATTTATGGAACTTATTTATGAATTGTTAGAACATTTTAATCATgaaattaatgtgttttatgaaaacatgcagttataatgtgttttgtgttgcttGAGTCTGGAATAGaggattttatatttttatatccaGTACCAGAAACTTtttcaataaatacaatacatttcaaCAAAGATTGTGGAGTAGCTCAACTAgtgtggaaaaatataaattatgatttaattaaaaataatataagcTATGCCTATATGTTGATAGGCCTGGGactattattaaataattgtctAACCGCAATGTTTTTCACATAGTCGCTAATATTGGTTTACTTCTTATTATTACTTAGTATCTGAGTCCCAGAacaatttaaagtttaatttttttgaaaaagtattaGTATTAAATCTATTATATATAATACTTTACAAAAAGAGACAATTAAATGTCCagcaaaatttggaattgttactTCTCTACATGATACAGTAATGTAAGAGTTGAAAACTAGATGAGCATAAGATAAGCGActtttatatatctatatatatatatatatatatatatatatatatatatatatatatatagatacatacaATATATCGTGATACGtatgtcacaatacaatattattgcaattttaaacatgttccaatatgtaataaatagcaatattctgtgatatattgctaTTTATTACGTTTTTCCCCTCATTTCAAATGATGTTCCAAAAAGAAACTTCTATtccatctaaaaagatacattggtaacactttatttgaagggatGTGCATAAGACTGACATGACGCCATCATTATTATGACGTGACACCTGTCATGAACATGAAGGAGTCATTTTGAGAGTGAATGACTGTCATTAAGTGTCATTTGCTAAATTAtgacacttttaatgcaaagttatTGTCCAAGATGTCTATGTCATGACAACGTGACATTAAAGAAGACAACAATCTgtgttatgacaacttgacattaacctaGACAACATAAccataaataaatgtcatgacAAGCCCAATTATAAACTTTAATAAATGATTTAGCCTTATGTgttaacatttcattaaattgtCATTAAGAGgttgttttctacattttaaagcattacaGTTGTGTCATTAATATTTTTCCTTGACCTCAAGTAAAGGGAAACAATTTGGACCTGTCATGAAGTTTTGATTTCATCATCAAATGCTTATATTACACACACCCCTATTAAAACGGTAGAAATAGTTAAAAGAGTTGCAAAAGCAGCTGAAATTGTTAGTTGAAAGTACTGAATACACGGCTGAAAGAGTTAGCTAAAAGTTATGCATAAACTGTTCAAATGAATCGCAAAACGTTGTGTGAACGATAGAAATACTTAgctaaaaattcaaaaaaattcaaGCTAAAGTACTATGATTGCTGACCAAAGCCACATTATTATTGGCTGTTTAACAATCATGACATATCTTAGATTTGGAACTGCCTGATCTAACCCTCTTACTTCAACTTACCCACGTAACGTTTCCTTCCCAAGGCGTCGACATCAGAGGCCGGCTGGGATTTGAACATCTCCGAATCCTCCCTGGGTTCCTGTCGACGGGCTGTAGAAAGAAACATTAACTCTCTGGTTTAGGACACGAGGTTTATAGGAGACCGTAGCTCTAGGTGTCACTAAGGTTGACAAAGATGTTTCTTTACCACTACTGAAGGAAGTGTTAGTTTACAGAAAACCTCCACCGGGACCAACCAGACCGCTGTACATTTCTCATGCTTGGTGTTCCTCTTCCTCGCTAAAAATTTAGCTTAAAAACGTTAATTTGAGCTTTGCTAAACAAACAAGAAAGGTTCTAGCATCGCTATTTGCAGAGTATAGCGTGCTGTAGCTGTGTAAAACAGCGTGGTGGACGAGAGCAGCAGACCATGAAGGTACACCATGAGTTACTATTCACGCATGTATCATGAATGgttttgtgatgatttttataatttaatattttccacggaatcaattgtatttatttatcttacaATTGATTTAGCTTCATATTGTCTGTTTATCTGGCATCGCTGACGGCCACTACATCATATCCAGTTATAGCAAAACAGACTGAAAGCAAAAAttgcagaaaataaatgttatgtaCTCctttatgaattaaataaatgttatgtacttctttaaataattgtcaGACTGACTGCTGTGcattatttttagaaaataatacGTTTCTAGAAATGTCAGATAATATATagtattgtctctagaagtgtatcgtttcatttttgttttggttgaagaatttaaaaagaaaatggcaatactcaatactattgaaTCGCCACCCATGTATCGTAAAAGAATCGTTACGAAAGCATTCGTCCCGGCCCTGGTGTTTGCCATCTCCACCTGATCCAGTCTCACCTCTGTTGGTCCTGATCTCTGCTTCGTCCAGTTTGGTGACGATGTCGTCCTCCACACCAGAGAGCTGAAACACACAGTCGTACGTCTTCCAGTCTTCATCTGGGACTGATGAAAGGTCCAGGTCTACACTCATCTGGAAGGATCCATCGTGGTTGGGGAGGATCTCTCCGAGGTCCACGTCCTCATGAAGCtcctctccatctttcctcCAGAACATCATGGCTCTGTCAGGGTAGAAACCTGTAGCGTGGCAGCTGACCGGAGCGGACGGAGACTTCTGGAGGAGAGACACTGAGGGAACCTCtgcagagagagatagacactAGAATGGTATGCATCTTTATAtcctttcctttgttttttatgtttaattttgaaTAGCTTCTTCAATTCTATCCTATTCTCTcctgtatattctgtatgtgtgctgtctGTCTTATATTTTGACCCTGTAGCACCATTTTGCCTGAAGATGGTCAAGTACTAAAACGTTGCCAACTGTTAAACTTTACATATTTTctgcaagttagacagtgtgaGGGAGCTTTCTTTTCAGCTGCTGTAGCACTGAAATTTCCAAATTTGGGATCAATTAAGtatatctaatctaatttattgtttccttttcctttgaATGTTGCAGTGCATTAGAAACAGAAAAGCCACATGAACACTGAGCCCATACAACAGTAGATTTGTCTATGTGATTACCTTTTCTCTGCAGGAAGCTTCTCCCATAGTGCACATACTtcttcagccaatcaggacATTTGTGGATGTAgtagtttttattatattctaaTCTAGCTTTCTCAGCATCCCATCGAAGCTTGGTCATGAAGGCCTGTTGTTTTGGAGCGATCCATGTCAGCGTCTGCAGGTCCAACGCAATAAAGTCTTCTCCATCATAACCGTACTGATTAAAACCAATAACTTCTCCAGTCTCATCATCCCACTCACAGCCGTTCATCCTCTGTAGGATGTGGGcacctgaaagagagagagagagagagagagagagagagagagagagagctggccACAGAGAAGCTGCAAGCTATATTCGCTGCCAAAGGTCCATAATTtaagtcagtttttttgttaactAGTTTTTTGTTGTCGTAATTAACAAGCGTCTTTTAAAATAACGGTAGCCAATAATTTCAATCAGCTGCAAATAAGAATGATCCAAACCAAACCGAAGCCCAAATTAAACGTTAAAAACAGTAGGCTACTGTTGGGAATGTGTTATAAGGCCACGCAACATTTAACGATGCCTCTAAAAATCGATTATTTTCCCCACCCCTATACATTAGACGTTGGATTGTGATTCTCGCTAGAACGATTCAATGCTCGAAGTTAAtcaattataattattatttttcttaaatgtgaagatttttattttaagattaccgtctccagacatgtacagaTCAGGAAACAGAGGGACTGAAAGAGGGGAacgatgggataatggacaacaacttagagtttaggcaagagtgcagaaaaaaaaaacacaaaaatacccaaaaggattttttttatacatgcacatgatctaataagacataatAACACAAGTAGGCTGTTCATCTACGTTATCACATCTGACCACCTcgtgtttcatgttctaagaagccgaTTCTCCGCcgttaaacatgactgagcctctgacgtGGAAGATCActgagagagaaggtgactcagcatgtttaaggcttcagcatggaatgactacaagaTAAAAACCTCAGAAGACAAAACataacttgtgtgtgacaaatactgcatatgtcaaaatctaacaaactcagattaatacagtatgtatattatttttaaatcacgcatTGAAATGTAAGATTTGAATCGAGATTGAATTGTTGACCGCTGAATCGGAATCAAATGGTGAGGTGCccagagaccccccccccccccctgctaaTGTATCAACAATCCACGCAACTAACTTCATGCgctcaaaaaacaaacaaagaaagaaatttgaGGCGTGTTTgccttttaaataataaaaggtgGTACATGATATT
The genomic region above belongs to Etheostoma cragini isolate CJK2018 chromosome 14, CSU_Ecrag_1.0, whole genome shotgun sequence and contains:
- the LOC117957034 gene encoding fibronectin type III domain-containing protein 1-like isoform X3, whose product is MEKLFVLLIFCHVTSAVKHSLKYFLTASSGVPNLPEFVGAALVDEVQVGYCDSNIRSAEPKQDWMRKLIKDDPQHLEWYALKCSGNQQVFRANIDSLKQRLNQTGGAHILQRMNGCEWDDETGEVIGFNQYGYDGEDFIALDLQTLTWIAPKQQAFMTKLRWDAEKARLEYNKNYYIHKCPDWLKKYVHYGRSFLQRKEVPSVSLLQKSPSAPVSCHATGFYPDRAMMFWRKDGEELHEDVDLGEILPNHDGSFQMSVDLDLSSVPDEDWKTYDCVFQLSGVEDDIVTKLDEAEIRTNRARRQEPREDSEMFKSQPASDVDALGRKRYVAPHVIYQMGKKPNEPCSIASSLNYFPKEEPSEVNVTAPPKSPPSNLTVVMVEGCPSFVILDWEKTDNDTTDYEVISTIGEQVSILTTNQTHTPVENLRPETSYEFKVKPKNVLGAGPPSEPVSFNTESADPRVSENVSGKDAIWTLFPFETDSYSDCHGKKYVKRTWYRKFVGVQLCNSLRYKIYLSEDPGGKFYNIGDQTGFGEDHCQFVDSFLDGRTGQQVQADQLPPRPGFYRAVRQEPVHFGQIGGHSHVSYVSWYECGTPIPGKW
- the LOC117957034 gene encoding major histocompatibility complex class I-related gene protein-like isoform X2, which codes for MEKLFVLLIFCHVTSAVKHSLKYFLTASSGVPNLPEFVGAALVDEVQVGYCDSNIRSAEPKQDWMRKLIKDDPQHLEWYALKCSGNQQVFRANIDSLKQRLNQTGGAHILQRMNGCEWDDETGEVIGFNQYGYDGEDFIALDLQTLTWIAPKQQAFMTKLRWDAEKARLEYNKNYYIHKCPDWLKKYVHYGRSFLQRKEVPSVSLLQKSPSAPVSCHATGFYPDRAMMFWRKDGEELHEDVDLGEILPNHDGSFQMSVDLDLSSVPDEDWKTYDCVFQLSGVEDDIVTKLDEAEIRTNRARRQEPREDSEMFKSQPASDVDALGRKRYVAPHVIYQMGKKPNEPCSIASSLNYFPKEEPSEVNVTAPPKSPPSNLTVVMVEGCPSFVILDWEKTDNDTTDYEVISTIGEQVSILTTNQTHTPVENLRPETSYEFKVKPKNVLGAGPPSEPVSFNTESGKDAIWTLFPFETDSYSDCHGKKYVKRTWYRKFVGVQLCNSLRYKIYLSDWR
- the LOC117957034 gene encoding fibronectin type III domain-containing protein 1-like isoform X1 encodes the protein MEKLFVLLIFCHVTSAVKHSLKYFLTASSGVPNLPEFVGAALVDEVQVGYCDSNIRSAEPKQDWMRKLIKDDPQHLEWYALKCSGNQQVFRANIDSLKQRLNQTGGAHILQRMNGCEWDDETGEVIGFNQYGYDGEDFIALDLQTLTWIAPKQQAFMTKLRWDAEKARLEYNKNYYIHKCPDWLKKYVHYGRSFLQRKEVPSVSLLQKSPSAPVSCHATGFYPDRAMMFWRKDGEELHEDVDLGEILPNHDGSFQMSVDLDLSSVPDEDWKTYDCVFQLSGVEDDIVTKLDEAEIRTNRARRQEPREDSEMFKSQPASDVDALGRKRYVAPHVIYQMGKKPNEPCSIASSLNYFPKEEPSEVNVTAPPKSPPSNLTVVMVEGCPSFVILDWEKTDNDTTDYEVISTIGEQVSILTTNQTHTPVENLRPETSYEFKVKPKNVLGAGPPSEPVSFNTESADPRVSENVSGKDAIWTLFPFETDSYSDCHGKKYVKRTWYRKFVGVQLCNSLRYKIYLSDWR